A DNA window from Hydractinia symbiolongicarpus strain clone_291-10 chromosome 6, HSymV2.1, whole genome shotgun sequence contains the following coding sequences:
- the LOC130647209 gene encoding uncharacterized protein LOC130647209, whose protein sequence is MNVKMANVWKFCCEVVLILVVAKETLGGCTQDGLSYKCESEVDGKTTSVGVTLVNCKPPKIKIELTIEAIELSYEKEFDSSTDIPIPGASLGGLAGLYINVQLKDDSNDNIHIKINLRVKTLIFTATIPVMDERVAHNDCNEFLVWWYSQKKPIRIVIIVGAIALVIALISCCCRCYRRRQRTQFVMEPAMSPANIMVVNTSNNMQMTAPPPYTSSSKLPYSKLQEYN, encoded by the exons ATGAATGTTAAGATGGCGAACGTGTGGAAATTTTGTTGTGAAGTTGTTTTAATACTTGTGGTTGCTAAAG aaactttGGGTGGTTGCACACAAGATGGATTGTCTTATAAATGCGAAAGTGAAGTTGatggaaaaactacaagtgttggTGTAACATTGGTAAATTGCAAgccaccaaaaattaaaattgaactgACCATTGAAGCGATAGAACTTAGTTATGAAAAAGAATTTGACTCTTCAACAGATATTCCAATCCCCGGAGCATCACTTGGTGGACTGGCTGGTCTGTACATTAATGTTCAGTTGAAAGATGACTCTAACGATAACATACACATAAAG atcAACCTACGAGTAAAGACCCTCATTTTCACAGCAACAATACCAGTTATGGACGAACGTGTTGCACACAATGATTGCAACG AATTCCTTGTGTGGTGGTATTCACAAAAAAAACCGATAAGAATTGTTATCATAGTTGGAGCAATCGCACTGGTAATTGCATTAATCTCGTGTTGCTGTCGTTGTTATCGTCGTCGTCAACGAACACAATTTGTCATGGAACCAGCGATGTCACCAGCCAACATCATGGTTGTAAATACTTCCAATAATATGCAAATGACAGCGCCACCGCCATATACCTCAAGCTCTAAGCTTCCCTATTCCAAATTACAAGAATACAATTGA